One Nostocoides sp. HKS02 genomic window carries:
- a CDS encoding ABC transporter permease, with amino-acid sequence MTHAKPEAHDAKGGPGPGSEAVVGSRRPDLIQLFERFGILLVWAAVAIGFSIAEPNTYLTVGNLANIFGSQAVLVVVTLALIIPLTAGDYDLSVGGVVAVSSMTIAVLNGQHGWPIVPAVVAAILAGVVVGLFNGLVITIFAIDSLIVTLGSQTVLSGLVLWMSDSQTVSGVSNSLVNLVVVQKLFGIPLAFYYAIVITAAIWYLFEQTIFGRKLLFTGRGRDVARLSGVRVNRLRVAALVCSGVVSAIAGVLYVGTTGAADPSSGFSFLLPAFAAAFLGFTAIRPGRFNAWGTFVAVYFLISGITGLELKGVPPFVQQFFYGGALILAVVLRQVVRGRTETSAE; translated from the coding sequence ATGACTCACGCTAAGCCCGAGGCGCACGACGCGAAGGGAGGCCCCGGACCGGGATCGGAGGCAGTCGTCGGGTCGAGACGTCCCGATCTGATCCAGCTCTTCGAGCGGTTCGGCATTCTGCTCGTCTGGGCCGCTGTGGCGATCGGCTTCTCGATCGCCGAGCCCAATACCTATCTCACCGTCGGCAACCTCGCCAACATCTTCGGCTCCCAGGCCGTTCTGGTCGTCGTGACGCTGGCTCTGATCATTCCGTTGACCGCAGGCGACTACGACCTTTCGGTCGGTGGGGTCGTCGCCGTGAGCTCGATGACGATCGCCGTTCTGAACGGGCAGCACGGGTGGCCGATCGTCCCGGCCGTCGTCGCGGCGATCCTGGCCGGCGTCGTCGTCGGGCTGTTCAACGGACTGGTCATCACGATCTTCGCTATCGACTCCCTGATCGTGACCTTGGGATCCCAGACCGTCCTGTCAGGTCTGGTGCTCTGGATGAGCGACTCCCAGACAGTCAGCGGCGTCTCCAACAGCCTGGTGAACCTGGTTGTGGTGCAGAAGCTGTTCGGCATCCCACTGGCGTTCTACTACGCCATCGTGATCACCGCCGCGATCTGGTATCTCTTCGAGCAAACGATCTTCGGCCGCAAGCTGCTCTTCACCGGACGCGGTCGCGACGTGGCTCGGCTCAGCGGTGTGCGAGTGAACCGACTCCGCGTCGCGGCGCTTGTGTGCTCTGGTGTCGTGAGTGCGATCGCCGGTGTGCTGTACGTCGGAACGACGGGTGCCGCCGATCCGAGTTCGGGCTTCTCCTTCCTTCTACCGGCATTCGCAGCCGCCTTCCTGGGGTTCACCGCCATCCGACCGGGCCGGTTCAACGCCTGGGGGACGTTCGTGGCCGTGTACTTCCTGATCTCCGGCATCACTGGCCTCGAGCTCAAGGGCGTGCCCCCGTTCGTCCAGCAGTTCTTCTACGGCGGCGCTCTGATCCTCGCCGTCGTCCTACGGCAGGTCGTTCGCGGCCGAACCGAGACCTCCGCGGAATGA
- a CDS encoding isocitrate/isopropylmalate family dehydrogenase, whose amino-acid sequence MPNTESASSTYRIAVIPGDGIGSEVMDSALQVLAVVAAARGIAFDFELLPWGCDYYQQHSELMPSSGLSLLADVDAILLGAVGRPDVPDHVSLWGLLVPIRRAFEQYVNLRPVRLLPGVSSPLRGVEAKDLDLVIVRENSEGEYSQVGGTGQRRDPARLCRAGVNLHLPGM is encoded by the coding sequence ATGCCCAACACAGAGTCTGCTTCGTCCACGTACCGGATCGCGGTGATCCCCGGAGACGGGATCGGGAGCGAGGTGATGGACTCCGCCCTGCAGGTGCTGGCCGTGGTCGCCGCCGCGCGCGGCATCGCGTTCGACTTCGAACTGTTGCCCTGGGGTTGTGACTACTACCAGCAGCACAGCGAGCTCATGCCATCGAGCGGCCTAAGTCTATTGGCCGACGTTGACGCGATCCTGCTCGGCGCAGTGGGACGGCCGGACGTGCCCGACCACGTCTCGCTGTGGGGCCTGCTCGTGCCGATCCGGCGCGCCTTCGAGCAGTACGTCAACCTGCGCCCGGTGCGCCTGCTGCCCGGAGTGTCCAGCCCCCTGCGCGGGGTAGAAGCCAAGGACCTCGACCTCGTCATCGTTCGTGAGAACAGCGAGGGTGAGTACTCCCAGGTGGGGGGGACGGGTCAACGACGGGACCCCGCACGCCTTTGCCGTGCAGGAGTCAATCTTCACCTACCGGGGATGTGA
- a CDS encoding MmgE/PrpD family protein yields MSAVADEVTCALAEFAERTRSTGLAAPVRDCARQLARLCIDNGRAAAGSNVGGRLHAIVAAAEGRPLGAAELGAVFAPLPAMSRSGAVAVNAGLMSLGAPTDRARGHSELLASALAAGLAAANLDGADGSRVLTAFASGAEVGLRLALAVDRSRPGSGWASPQAASVVAAAVTVIALLDGSAAELHQAIALGATQASGLDGSRGSADSAFVTGELSSRGFESGVLAGTGWAGPARPLDGPRGYFHLLTGAPPPAAVTEGLGTAWLLLGVAGARPTSPSLAVAADEPLDALSSAELTLLLGR; encoded by the coding sequence GTGAGCGCCGTCGCGGATGAGGTCACCTGTGCCCTCGCGGAGTTCGCCGAGCGGACGCGCAGCACCGGGCTGGCCGCCCCAGTCCGGGACTGCGCCCGGCAACTGGCTCGACTCTGCATCGACAACGGCCGGGCTGCCGCCGGCTCGAACGTCGGAGGGCGACTCCACGCGATCGTGGCCGCGGCCGAAGGGCGGCCGCTGGGCGCTGCCGAGCTCGGCGCCGTCTTCGCCCCGCTACCGGCGATGTCCCGATCCGGTGCGGTTGCTGTCAACGCCGGCCTTATGTCCCTCGGTGCGCCGACCGACCGAGCTCGAGGACACTCAGAGCTGCTGGCTTCGGCGCTCGCCGCCGGCCTCGCGGCCGCGAATCTCGATGGGGCAGACGGATCCCGCGTTCTGACGGCGTTCGCGAGCGGCGCCGAGGTCGGCCTGAGGTTGGCGCTCGCGGTCGACCGGTCCCGACCGGGCTCGGGGTGGGCCAGCCCGCAGGCCGCCAGTGTCGTCGCCGCGGCAGTCACCGTCATTGCTCTCCTGGACGGCTCGGCCGCCGAGCTGCATCAGGCCATCGCGCTTGGTGCCACTCAGGCCTCGGGACTCGATGGGTCTCGCGGGTCGGCCGACTCCGCGTTCGTCACCGGGGAGCTTTCGAGCCGAGGCTTCGAGTCCGGAGTGCTGGCCGGCACGGGCTGGGCCGGCCCGGCGCGACCGCTCGACGGCCCTCGCGGCTACTTCCACCTGCTGACCGGAGCGCCGCCCCCCGCGGCGGTCACCGAAGGTCTCGGGACCGCCTGGCTTCTGCTCGGCGTCGCCGGAGCGAGGCCCACCTCTCCGAGCTTGGCGGTCGCTGCCGACGAGCCTCTCGACGCGCTGAGCTCTGCTGAGCTCACGCTGCTGCTAGGACGGTGA
- a CDS encoding GntR family transcriptional regulator yields the protein MSEVIREDRPQLSDEAAVYVRELIVSGQLRPGTFIRLDRLATALSMSVTPVRQALVTLRGEGFVQLEPRRGFQVAQLREDDILDLFAVQAFVAGELAAHAAERITDEQIARLKAILTDLEAAMKRGDPASAEAMAHEFHEVVFDAADRPKLVWLMQISGRYEPRRFYANITGWEPLSIREHKTILSALKKRDVDQARHTMAGHVQNLGRIVASNFAATGEPPIRELDSKST from the coding sequence GTGAGCGAGGTGATCCGGGAGGACCGGCCGCAGCTGAGCGATGAGGCAGCGGTGTATGTCCGCGAGCTGATCGTCTCGGGGCAGTTGCGTCCCGGCACGTTCATCCGGCTGGACCGGCTCGCCACTGCTCTCTCGATGAGTGTCACCCCGGTCCGTCAGGCGCTGGTCACACTGCGCGGGGAGGGCTTCGTGCAGCTCGAGCCGCGCAGAGGTTTCCAAGTCGCCCAGCTGCGCGAGGACGACATTCTCGACCTCTTCGCCGTGCAGGCATTTGTCGCCGGGGAGCTCGCCGCGCATGCGGCCGAGCGCATCACCGACGAGCAGATCGCACGGTTGAAGGCCATCCTGACCGATCTCGAGGCGGCCATGAAGCGAGGTGATCCTGCTAGCGCAGAGGCCATGGCTCATGAGTTCCACGAGGTTGTGTTCGATGCGGCCGACCGGCCGAAGCTCGTGTGGTTGATGCAGATCAGTGGCCGCTACGAACCGCGTCGCTTCTACGCCAACATCACGGGGTGGGAGCCGTTGTCCATTCGCGAGCACAAGACGATCCTCTCAGCGCTCAAGAAGCGTGACGTGGATCAGGCTCGCCACACGATGGCCGGACATGTCCAGAACCTTGGCCGCATCGTCGCGAGCAACTTCGCGGCAACCGGCGAGCCTCCTATCCGCGAGCTGGACTCCAAGAGCACCTGA
- a CDS encoding MmgE/PrpD family protein, whose product MTQPLSRALAGRVRNAVRDGLPDPVAEATSLFLLNSLGTVIAGSPRPVVDRLVGTALRLGCSSGYRVSGRTETVDLNWCAVATGAAGHVDDFDDTQPVTYIHAGPTLVATALTLTQLLDVSGPRLLEALALGYEVQFRAGLTISPEQYVAGWHSTGVFGVIGAATTASVLLDLDEEATAAAIDLAAHLIVGHQEGLGTMNKSFHAGRAAANGLRIALAVRAGLRPSSGAAGLESLLSAMAIGYSPRLEAAVGDAGWRLLENRTKPFPCGVVAHPGVEAALSAAAELSGTVESVQRIVLRCSPLATTLTGIAQPSTELNARLSLPHAVAAALVRGRAGLAEFTREAIADQAIARLRARVELIAEPRRSEFGARLTLEREGLPAIEREVTSVTGSQEHPMTYDAVADKFTALVEPVLPGRSESLRLCVGSLDASKSVSRLQSLTRPEFEVHS is encoded by the coding sequence ATGACTCAGCCTCTCAGCCGGGCACTTGCCGGCCGCGTGCGGAACGCCGTGCGCGACGGGCTACCCGACCCGGTAGCTGAGGCGACCTCCCTGTTCCTGCTCAACTCGCTCGGCACCGTCATCGCCGGAAGCCCCCGACCCGTCGTGGACCGCCTGGTCGGAACGGCGCTGCGGCTCGGTTGCAGCTCCGGCTACCGGGTCTCCGGCCGCACGGAGACGGTGGATCTCAACTGGTGTGCCGTGGCCACCGGAGCGGCAGGGCACGTCGACGACTTCGACGACACGCAACCCGTGACCTATATCCACGCCGGGCCCACCCTCGTCGCGACCGCCTTGACCTTGACCCAGCTGCTCGACGTTTCCGGACCTCGCCTTCTCGAGGCGCTCGCACTCGGCTACGAGGTCCAGTTCCGTGCCGGCCTGACCATCTCTCCGGAGCAGTACGTCGCCGGATGGCACAGCACCGGAGTGTTCGGAGTCATCGGTGCGGCCACCACCGCCAGCGTCCTGCTCGACCTGGACGAGGAGGCGACCGCCGCCGCCATCGACCTGGCCGCGCACCTCATCGTCGGCCACCAGGAGGGTCTGGGGACGATGAACAAGTCGTTCCACGCAGGGCGCGCCGCGGCCAACGGCCTGCGCATCGCGCTCGCGGTGCGGGCCGGCTTACGCCCATCGTCAGGGGCCGCTGGTCTCGAGTCACTGCTGAGCGCTATGGCTATCGGCTACTCACCTCGCCTCGAAGCGGCCGTCGGCGACGCGGGATGGCGCCTGCTGGAGAACCGCACCAAACCGTTCCCGTGCGGCGTCGTGGCCCATCCCGGCGTTGAAGCCGCCCTGTCGGCCGCCGCTGAGCTCAGCGGCACAGTGGAGTCCGTCCAGCGGATCGTGCTCCGGTGCTCCCCGCTGGCCACGACCCTGACCGGGATCGCCCAGCCCTCAACGGAACTCAACGCCAGGCTCAGCCTCCCTCACGCCGTCGCGGCCGCCCTGGTCAGGGGTCGGGCCGGGCTGGCCGAGTTCACCCGCGAGGCGATCGCCGACCAGGCGATCGCGCGACTGCGCGCCCGGGTCGAGCTCATCGCCGAGCCCCGCCGCTCTGAGTTCGGCGCACGACTGACCCTCGAGCGCGAAGGTCTTCCAGCAATCGAGCGCGAGGTGACCTCCGTGACTGGCAGCCAGGAGCACCCCATGACTTACGACGCCGTGGCTGACAAGTTCACTGCCCTGGTCGAACCGGTCCTGCCCGGCCGCAGTGAGTCTCTCCGGCTGTGTGTCGGCTCGCTCGATGCGTCCAAGTCGGTCAGCAGGTTGCAGAGCCTGACCCGCCCAGAGTTCGAGGTGCACTCGTGA
- a CDS encoding cyclase family protein yields the protein MSDRNFSNPYGDNDQIGRLNELAGGQLMNVLLRVDPGRVYDLSVEYFVGMPNWTITGDPAFQIWMTARPSGEILDDPMHVGEESNKTVSRSGDAIMMYTHSGTHVDTLNHMGLHGRIYNGYTEDEHLGSRHWRVCGAEQHPPVITRGVLLDIAALHGVPMLPDSYGIGRADIEGAMERQGVRVQRGDVALVRSGRMSTWPDSERLIPNEPGLNLEGAKALADLGVIMIGADNIGFEQGPSEDSVNWQTVHTFLLTESGIPIIELVNMEELSADNVYEFAFIAACLKIRGATGSPMRPLAIPLKPLR from the coding sequence GTGAGCGACCGCAACTTCAGCAATCCGTACGGCGACAACGACCAGATCGGTCGGCTCAACGAGCTGGCCGGCGGGCAGCTCATGAACGTCTTGCTGCGAGTCGATCCCGGCCGGGTCTACGACCTGTCAGTCGAGTACTTCGTCGGGATGCCCAACTGGACCATCACCGGCGACCCGGCGTTCCAGATCTGGATGACGGCTCGACCCTCGGGCGAGATCCTCGACGACCCGATGCACGTAGGCGAAGAGTCGAACAAGACGGTGAGCCGCTCGGGCGACGCCATCATGATGTACACCCACAGCGGCACCCACGTGGACACGCTCAACCATATGGGCCTTCACGGCCGGATCTACAACGGCTACACCGAGGACGAGCATCTCGGCAGCCGGCATTGGCGTGTGTGCGGCGCGGAGCAACACCCGCCGGTCATCACCCGTGGGGTCCTGCTCGACATCGCCGCCCTGCACGGTGTGCCGATGCTGCCGGACTCCTACGGGATCGGCCGCGCCGACATCGAGGGCGCCATGGAGCGCCAGGGCGTCCGCGTGCAGCGCGGCGATGTCGCACTCGTCCGCAGCGGCCGGATGAGCACCTGGCCCGACTCCGAGCGACTGATCCCGAACGAGCCCGGGCTCAACCTCGAAGGCGCCAAGGCCCTGGCCGACCTGGGCGTGATCATGATCGGTGCCGACAACATCGGCTTCGAGCAGGGGCCCTCCGAGGACTCGGTGAACTGGCAGACGGTACACACCTTCCTCTTGACCGAGTCGGGCATCCCGATCATCGAGCTCGTGAACATGGAGGAGTTGTCAGCCGACAACGTCTACGAGTTCGCCTTCATCGCGGCGTGCTTGAAGATCCGCGGCGCCACGGGCAGTCCGATGCGGCCGCTCGCCATCCCCCTGAAGCCGCTGCGGTGA
- a CDS encoding substrate-binding domain-containing protein — protein sequence MQNAQSLVSASTPEPAFVAPGPKFDPSKARGKTVYAIPVSASVPFNVYVGKYLTEALSKFDIKTVYYSTTGQSSQWVAGMNTAISQHAAAIDLIGLDPAALQPQIAAAKAAGIPVIVDHFLDTSHTDYAGYKDVAGIVGAPYNLAGQLEAAYAINDTKGSGTFLLVESPDLLSSTDVAVGIEAEFAKDCPSCHVVKVDVPFNDWSTRMQTAVSSALTRYPDTTYVLPVFDGMVQYVIPAITAAGKTDTVKLASYNATPFALDFLAKGNVVTMNLGESFSWLGYALADQTLRLMVGQPALSDEKVPVRVFTSANVSQTGNPPAINTGYGNAYLAGYQALWGLSG from the coding sequence TTGCAGAACGCGCAGTCTCTGGTCAGCGCCTCCACCCCGGAGCCCGCCTTCGTTGCTCCCGGCCCGAAGTTCGACCCCTCGAAGGCAAGAGGCAAGACGGTCTACGCCATCCCGGTCTCGGCCTCCGTACCGTTCAACGTCTACGTGGGCAAGTACCTCACCGAGGCGCTCTCCAAGTTCGACATCAAAACGGTCTACTACTCCACGACCGGCCAGTCCTCGCAGTGGGTCGCGGGCATGAACACAGCGATCTCGCAGCACGCCGCCGCGATCGACCTGATCGGCCTGGACCCTGCCGCCCTGCAACCGCAGATCGCGGCTGCGAAGGCAGCCGGCATCCCCGTCATCGTCGACCACTTCCTCGACACGTCTCACACCGACTACGCGGGCTATAAGGACGTGGCCGGCATCGTTGGAGCGCCTTACAACCTCGCCGGGCAGCTCGAGGCGGCCTACGCGATCAACGACACCAAGGGAAGCGGCACGTTCCTCCTGGTCGAGTCTCCCGACCTGCTCTCGTCCACTGACGTGGCCGTCGGCATCGAGGCAGAGTTCGCGAAGGACTGCCCTTCCTGCCATGTCGTCAAGGTGGACGTGCCGTTCAACGACTGGTCGACCAGGATGCAGACGGCCGTCTCGTCGGCCCTCACGAGGTACCCCGACACGACGTACGTGCTCCCGGTCTTCGACGGCATGGTGCAATACGTCATCCCAGCCATCACCGCTGCCGGCAAGACCGACACCGTCAAGCTCGCCTCGTACAACGCCACTCCGTTCGCGCTGGACTTCCTGGCCAAGGGCAACGTCGTCACGATGAACCTCGGTGAGAGCTTCTCCTGGCTCGGCTACGCACTTGCGGACCAGACCCTTCGGCTGATGGTCGGCCAGCCCGCGCTGAGCGACGAGAAGGTCCCGGTGCGAGTGTTCACCTCGGCCAACGTCAGCCAGACAGGTAACCCGCCAGCCATCAACACCGGATACGGCAATGCCTACCTGGCCGGCTATCAGGCGCTGTGGGGACTGTCGGGCTGA
- a CDS encoding acyl-CoA dehydrogenase family protein, with protein MEGLSEEESSIVLVVRDFVDRDVKPDVRRLDHDNTYPERLIEQMKQLGIYGLAVPEPWGQAQVSMQCYALVTEELARGWMSLAGAMGGHTVVAKLLRDFGTEQQRDRYLPSMATGRVRATMALTEPGGGSDLQAMRTTARRAGDAYVVNGSKTWITNARRSDLIALLCKTDPDAVPQHRGMSILLVEKGPGLTVSRDLPKLGYKGVESCEISFSDFAVPTSALLGGIEGRGFSQMMSGLEVGRIQVAARAVGVGRAALEDALRYAQERETFGQPIWKHQSIGNYLADMATKLTAARQLVLHAARCYDSGARADLEAGMAKVFASEVGMQVALDAMRILGGYGYSTEFDVERYFRDAPLMIVGEGTNEIQRTIIARQLVKRNTVAP; from the coding sequence GTGGAAGGGCTTTCGGAGGAGGAGTCCTCGATCGTCCTCGTCGTCCGAGACTTTGTCGACCGGGACGTCAAGCCGGATGTGCGCCGCCTCGACCACGACAACACCTATCCGGAACGCCTCATCGAGCAGATGAAGCAGCTCGGCATTTACGGCCTGGCGGTGCCGGAACCCTGGGGCCAGGCTCAGGTCTCCATGCAGTGCTACGCCTTGGTCACAGAGGAGCTGGCCCGGGGGTGGATGAGCCTGGCCGGTGCCATGGGTGGCCACACTGTCGTCGCCAAGCTCCTGCGCGACTTCGGCACCGAGCAGCAGCGCGACCGCTACCTACCCAGCATGGCGACCGGGCGAGTCCGCGCCACCATGGCATTGACCGAGCCAGGAGGGGGCTCGGACCTGCAGGCCATGCGCACGACGGCACGCCGGGCGGGGGACGCATACGTCGTCAACGGGTCGAAGACGTGGATCACGAACGCACGACGCTCAGACCTGATCGCGTTGTTGTGCAAGACCGACCCGGACGCGGTGCCGCAGCATCGAGGGATGAGCATTCTGCTGGTCGAGAAGGGTCCGGGCCTCACCGTGTCCCGAGACCTGCCCAAGCTCGGGTACAAGGGGGTCGAGAGCTGCGAGATCAGTTTCTCCGATTTCGCCGTCCCTACCTCAGCACTGCTCGGAGGGATCGAGGGCCGCGGCTTCAGCCAGATGATGAGCGGCCTCGAGGTCGGCCGGATCCAGGTCGCTGCCCGGGCGGTCGGCGTTGGTCGCGCTGCACTGGAGGATGCGCTGCGCTACGCCCAGGAGCGTGAGACGTTCGGCCAACCGATCTGGAAGCACCAGTCGATCGGCAACTACCTGGCCGACATGGCCACGAAGCTGACCGCTGCGCGGCAGCTGGTTCTTCACGCCGCCCGGTGCTACGACTCCGGGGCGCGGGCGGACCTTGAGGCCGGCATGGCCAAGGTGTTCGCGTCCGAGGTCGGCATGCAGGTCGCGCTCGATGCGATGCGGATCCTCGGCGGGTACGGCTACTCGACCGAATTCGATGTCGAGCGCTATTTCAGGGATGCGCCGCTGATGATCGTGGGCGAAGGCACCAACGAGATCCAGCGGACGATCATCGCTCGTCAGTTGGTCAAGCGCAACACGGTCGCTCCATGA
- a CDS encoding sugar ABC transporter ATP-binding protein, protein MSDTEDDRASARPSRAAGDPWDGRGDTLMIRNLSKRFADTTVLDSVDLRIRRGEVHSLLGHNGSGKSTLIKVLAGFHAPEPGSAMEFCGESIDLPLAPGRASELGIAFVHQDLALLPSLTVLENLRIVEWCAGKGRIHWRAERVRARADLEALDIDVDLDAQVSSLDQGQRALIAVARAASTLGVTRQREGGQARGLLVLDEPTVFLSEAGREQLFALIHRVASLGVGVLFVSHDLDEVLENTDAVTVLRDGKVVGSKPTSATSYDELVRLIIGKAELPVSSRTSQADPDIVVAGVRNVSGGRAGLSDVDFDIFKGEILGLTGLLGSGFNELPYLLFGASAESGTGGEIQLDGDVYHLSSLDPTDAIRRGLALIPSNRPRDGGILTLPVAENITMLSFRQCMVGPRLSGRRIVKLAADQADEFDVRPRDVRMQYGRLSGGNQQKALIAKWLLTKPRLLLLDEPTQGVDVGARQQIISQLRRVCADGGAVLYASADHAELAEVCDRVLVFRHGRLARTLDGEQLTKDTITSECIGLIESEQTDDSR, encoded by the coding sequence ATGAGCGACACGGAAGATGACCGGGCAAGCGCGCGGCCCAGTCGCGCGGCCGGTGATCCTTGGGATGGCCGCGGCGACACCCTGATGATCCGCAATCTCTCCAAGAGGTTCGCCGACACCACGGTCCTCGACTCCGTGGACCTCCGGATCCGCAGGGGTGAGGTCCACAGCCTGCTGGGCCACAACGGGTCTGGAAAGAGCACCTTGATCAAGGTCCTGGCCGGCTTCCACGCGCCGGAACCGGGATCAGCGATGGAGTTCTGCGGCGAGTCCATCGATCTACCACTAGCGCCCGGCCGGGCCAGCGAACTGGGGATCGCGTTCGTCCACCAGGACCTCGCACTGCTCCCAAGCCTCACGGTGCTCGAGAATCTCCGGATCGTCGAATGGTGCGCCGGGAAGGGCCGGATCCATTGGCGAGCCGAGCGCGTGCGCGCTCGGGCCGACCTCGAGGCGCTGGACATCGACGTTGACCTCGACGCTCAGGTGAGTTCGTTGGACCAGGGCCAACGTGCATTGATCGCTGTCGCCCGAGCGGCGTCGACGCTCGGGGTCACGCGGCAGCGGGAGGGTGGTCAGGCCCGTGGCCTCTTGGTCCTCGACGAACCGACCGTCTTTCTGTCCGAGGCTGGCCGCGAACAGCTCTTCGCGCTCATCCATCGGGTCGCCTCGCTGGGCGTAGGCGTGCTGTTTGTGTCCCACGACCTGGACGAGGTTCTGGAGAACACCGATGCGGTGACGGTGCTCCGAGACGGCAAGGTGGTCGGAAGCAAACCAACATCGGCCACGAGCTATGACGAGCTCGTCCGGCTGATCATCGGCAAGGCCGAACTGCCGGTGAGCTCGCGTACGTCGCAGGCGGATCCGGACATCGTGGTCGCCGGGGTCCGCAATGTGTCCGGCGGCAGGGCCGGTCTGTCCGATGTGGACTTCGACATCTTCAAGGGCGAGATCCTCGGCCTGACGGGCCTGCTCGGATCCGGGTTCAACGAACTGCCGTATCTGCTCTTCGGCGCGTCGGCGGAGTCGGGCACCGGCGGAGAGATCCAGCTCGATGGAGACGTGTACCACTTGTCCTCCCTGGACCCGACCGACGCGATCCGCCGCGGACTGGCGCTGATCCCGTCCAACCGCCCGCGGGACGGCGGCATTCTCACTCTGCCGGTGGCCGAGAACATCACCATGCTCTCCTTTCGCCAGTGCATGGTGGGGCCCCGGCTCTCTGGTCGCCGGATCGTCAAGCTCGCCGCCGACCAAGCCGACGAGTTCGACGTCCGCCCGCGCGACGTACGAATGCAGTACGGGCGGCTCAGCGGGGGGAATCAGCAAAAGGCGCTCATCGCGAAATGGCTGCTGACCAAACCACGCCTGTTGCTCCTCGACGAGCCGACGCAGGGCGTGGACGTCGGCGCCCGCCAACAGATCATCAGCCAGCTGCGACGGGTCTGCGCCGACGGGGGTGCCGTCCTCTACGCCAGTGCCGATCACGCGGAGCTCGCCGAGGTATGCGACCGGGTGCTGGTCTTCCGCCACGGCCGGCTCGCACGAACCCTCGATGGCGAGCAGTTGACGAAGGACACGATCACCAGCGAATGCATTGGACTTATAGAGAGCGAGCAGACCGATGACTCACGCTAA
- a CDS encoding cysteine hydrolase family protein yields the protein MTALTTNILTTSAGKADPRHCALLVIDMQNDFLHPEGKARKEGNRDLGPMVEIVPRQAALIDAARQAGVPVVFVMQTTLPAGASNSDVWIEARSRARYSGVDMCLEGSWGQEIIDELTPKPEDHLVRKYRYSGFVGTNLDLILRSLDRRTVVLAGTSTNVCVEATAWDAFHHGYYTVYAADACASWDMSLHEAALRTAATRYATVETVQDILDVWSAASPLAQR from the coding sequence GTGACCGCGTTGACGACGAATATCCTCACGACCAGCGCTGGGAAGGCAGATCCGCGGCACTGCGCACTGCTGGTCATCGACATGCAGAACGACTTCCTCCATCCGGAGGGGAAGGCCCGTAAGGAGGGCAACCGGGATCTCGGTCCGATGGTCGAGATCGTGCCGCGCCAGGCCGCCCTGATCGACGCCGCTCGACAGGCAGGCGTTCCGGTCGTGTTCGTCATGCAGACGACTTTGCCCGCTGGTGCCAGCAACTCCGACGTCTGGATCGAGGCGCGGTCGCGGGCGCGCTACTCCGGCGTGGACATGTGTCTCGAGGGCAGTTGGGGTCAGGAGATCATCGACGAGCTCACGCCCAAGCCCGAGGACCACCTGGTCAGGAAGTATCGGTACAGCGGCTTCGTCGGGACGAACCTCGACCTCATCCTGCGCAGTCTGGATCGGCGCACGGTGGTGCTGGCCGGAACCTCGACCAATGTCTGCGTCGAGGCCACGGCGTGGGACGCCTTCCATCACGGGTACTACACCGTGTACGCCGCAGACGCCTGCGCTTCCTGGGACATGTCTCTGCACGAAGCCGCATTGCGCACGGCCGCCACGAGGTACGCCACGGTCGAGACAGTCCAGGACATCCTCGACGTTTGGTCGGCTGCTTCCCCCCTGGCGCAGCGGTGA
- a CDS encoding isocitrate/isopropylmalate family dehydrogenase yields MQESIFTYRGCERILRYAFELAASRRGTLAIATKSNGIVHTMPFWDEVAQEVAADYPSVEHRLFHVDALAAKFVLDPGSLDVVVGSNLFGDILSDLGAAIAGSIGIAPSGNLNPERDYPSMFEPVHGSAPDIAGLGVANPLGQIWSAALMLEHLGQPEAAADVMRAMTVTLSSPTTRTPDIGGSASTAAVTSAVIAEL; encoded by the coding sequence GTGCAGGAGTCAATCTTCACCTACCGGGGATGTGAACGCATCCTGCGGTACGCGTTCGAGCTGGCAGCCAGCCGCCGTGGCACTTTGGCGATCGCGACGAAGTCCAACGGCATCGTCCACACGATGCCGTTCTGGGACGAGGTGGCCCAGGAGGTGGCCGCTGACTATCCGTCGGTCGAACATCGGCTGTTCCATGTCGACGCTCTCGCGGCGAAGTTCGTGCTGGACCCTGGGTCGCTGGACGTCGTGGTCGGGTCCAACCTCTTCGGTGACATCCTGTCCGATCTGGGAGCGGCCATCGCGGGAAGCATCGGGATCGCACCGTCCGGCAATCTCAACCCGGAGCGCGACTACCCATCGATGTTCGAACCGGTCCACGGCTCGGCGCCAGACATCGCTGGGCTCGGCGTGGCCAACCCGCTCGGGCAGATCTGGTCTGCGGCCCTCATGCTCGAACATCTGGGGCAGCCCGAGGCGGCCGCCGACGTGATGCGTGCGATGACCGTGACCTTGTCTTCTCCGACGACGCGAACGCCCGACATCGGCGGATCCGCCTCGACGGCTGCCGTCACGTCTGCAGTAATCGCGGAGCTCTGA